In Labrus bergylta chromosome 1, fLabBer1.1, whole genome shotgun sequence, one genomic interval encodes:
- the LOC110005209 gene encoding lysozyme g-like, giving the protein MGDIMRVQTSGASQQTANQDNLRYSGVRASHTMAQTDAGRMEEFRSKINRVGAQKGIPPALIAAIISRESRAGNAIKNTGGWGDHGNGWGLMQVDVNPNGGGHTPEGAWDSEEHLRQATGILVHFIGRISTKFPNWSPEQKLKGGIAAYNMGDGNVHSYENVDDHTTGRDYSNDVVARAQWYRNHGGF; this is encoded by the exons ATGG GAGACATCATGAGAGTTCAAACTAGCGGTGCATCACAGCAAACGGCTAATCAGGACAATCTGAGATACTCAG gtGTGAGAGCATCACACACCATGGCCCAGACTGATGCAGGCAGAATGGAAGAGTTCAGGTCTAAAATCAACAGAGTGGGGGCTCAGAAGGGAATTCCTCCAGCTCTGATTGCTGCCATCATCTCCAGAGAGTCTCGGGCTGGAAATGCAATAAAGAACACTGGAGGCTGGGGGGACCATGGCAACGGCTGGGGACTGATGCAG GTGGATGTGAATCCAAACGGAGGTGGGCACACTCCAGAGGGCGCCTGGGACAGCGAGGAACACCTCAGACAAGCCACGGGCATCTTGGTTCATTTCATCGGACGGATCAGTACCAAATTTCCTAATTGGAGCCCGGAGCAGAAGCTGAAAG GTGGGATTGCAGCCTACAACATGGGCGATGGAAACGTCCATTCTTATGAAAACGTCGATGACCACACAACCGGTAGAGACTACTCCAATGATGTTGTTGCCAGAGCCCAGTGGTACAGGAACCATGGTGGCTTTTAA
- the LOC110003707 gene encoding lysozyme g, which produces MGSGYSHGDYGDIMKFKSSGASDITAQQDGPTRAKGVDASHALAKKDWERMNKYKDDIFCVAAQHKVDPAVIAGIISRESRAGNTIKDNGGWGDHFKAWGLMQVDVHPDGGNHKKIGAWDSRAHLFHATGILVDFIKKIRKKYPDWSKEYQLEGGIAAYNCGDGKVDPKDADKNTTGGDYANDVLARAQWYREKYNPKTFFLF; this is translated from the exons ATGGGGAGCG GGTATTCACATGGAGACTACGGAGACATCATGAAGTTTAAGTCTTCTGGAGCTTCAGATATAACAGCCCAGCAGGACGGGCCGACGCGGGCTAAAG GTGTGGACGCATCTCATGCACTGGCAAAGAAAGATTGGGAAAGAATGAATAAGTACAAGGATGACATCTTCTGTGTAGCAGCTCAACATAAAGTCGATCCGGCTGTTATTGCTGGCATCATCTCCAGAGAGTCCCGGGCCGGAAATACAATAAAGGACAATGGAGGCTGGGGAGACCATTTCAAAGCCTGGGGACTGATGCAG GTTGATGTCCATCCAGACGGAGGAAACCACAAAAAAATAGGCGCATGGGACAGTAGGGCGCACCTGTTCCACGCTACAGGGATCTTGGTTGATTTCATCAAAAAGATCCGTAAAAAATATCCAGACTGGAGCAAAGAGTATCAGCTGGAAG GAGGGATTGCAGCCTACAACTGCGGGGATGGAAAAGTCGACCCTAAAGACGCGGATAAAAACACGACAGGTGGAGACTACGCCAATGATGTTTTGGCCAGAGCTCAGTGGTACCGAGAGAAATACAATCctaagactttttttcttttctga